In a single window of the Micrococcaceae bacterium Sec5.7 genome:
- a CDS encoding protein kinase translates to MRPTSGITLGGRFQLTTRIAIGGMGEVWKAKDLILGRIVAIKVLKEEYTGDPGFLQRFRAEARHTALLNHVGIANVFDYGEEAGSAYLVMELVPGQPLSSIIEHEQVLSPDRTLSMIAQTARALSVAHTQGLVHRDIKPGNLLITPDGRVKVTDFGIARLADQVPLTQTGQVMGTAQYLAPEQATGQNATGASDIYALGVIGYECLTGHRPFSGESQIAIALAQVNDAPPPLPETLPRPVRALLMSMLAKDPKNRPANAIKLSEAAEAIRNGDIPGAHAAVPGMLLFEATTGPITAPVDVPTAATGVIGREKDHTTATSALPVLGAAAAAGAAAASDPRNTLSRADALAAERSWVQEEEHYDEPVDEPERRGRSPWTWPLIALILLVLFALVGVILTQAGILFPSQAPATTSSAPGTATSTSASPSATSATPTSTSPTPTPTETTPEGINVIRDAYLGQPFSKVSGELETLGLKVDGVEVFHADPPGTVTGINPTGLVQKGDTIKVTYSKGPESVSVPAIGVGSTEKQAQDAIVAAGLRWRKGEDVAGSAGQKAGTFVSSAPDAGSKVTAGSVVTYHLASQAVLPKCAAAEKPGTPPTCAPAAP, encoded by the coding sequence GTGAGGCCTACATCGGGAATCACCCTCGGCGGCAGATTCCAGCTGACCACACGGATTGCGATCGGCGGCATGGGCGAGGTCTGGAAGGCCAAGGACCTCATCCTTGGCCGGATCGTCGCCATCAAGGTGCTCAAAGAGGAGTACACGGGGGATCCCGGCTTCCTCCAGCGGTTCCGTGCCGAGGCGCGCCACACCGCCCTGCTGAACCATGTGGGGATCGCCAACGTCTTTGACTACGGCGAGGAAGCGGGCTCGGCCTACCTGGTCATGGAGCTGGTCCCCGGGCAGCCCCTGAGCAGCATCATCGAACACGAGCAGGTCCTTTCCCCGGACCGTACCCTGTCCATGATCGCGCAGACGGCACGCGCCCTGTCCGTGGCGCACACCCAGGGCCTGGTGCACCGGGACATCAAGCCCGGCAACCTGCTGATCACACCGGACGGCCGCGTCAAGGTGACCGACTTCGGCATCGCCCGCCTCGCTGACCAGGTTCCACTCACCCAGACCGGACAGGTCATGGGGACGGCCCAGTACCTCGCGCCTGAACAGGCCACCGGCCAGAATGCCACAGGCGCTTCGGACATCTATGCCCTCGGCGTGATCGGTTACGAATGCCTCACCGGGCACCGGCCCTTCTCCGGGGAATCGCAGATCGCCATTGCCCTGGCACAGGTGAACGACGCCCCGCCGCCGCTTCCGGAGACACTTCCCAGGCCGGTCCGTGCCCTGCTGATGTCCATGCTGGCCAAGGATCCCAAGAACCGCCCGGCCAACGCCATCAAGCTGTCGGAGGCAGCCGAGGCCATCCGCAACGGAGATATCCCCGGGGCGCACGCCGCCGTCCCCGGCATGCTGCTCTTTGAGGCAACCACCGGACCCATCACCGCGCCCGTTGACGTTCCCACCGCAGCCACCGGTGTTATCGGCAGGGAAAAGGACCATACGACGGCGACCTCCGCCCTGCCGGTGCTCGGCGCCGCAGCGGCAGCCGGCGCGGCTGCCGCCTCCGACCCCCGGAATACGCTTTCGCGCGCCGATGCGCTGGCTGCCGAACGCAGCTGGGTCCAGGAAGAGGAGCACTACGACGAACCGGTGGATGAACCGGAGCGGCGCGGCCGCAGCCCGTGGACCTGGCCGCTGATTGCGCTGATCCTGCTGGTGCTGTTCGCCCTGGTGGGCGTGATTCTGACGCAGGCCGGAATACTCTTTCCTTCGCAGGCCCCTGCCACCACCAGTTCAGCGCCCGGCACCGCCACCTCCACCAGCGCTTCGCCGTCCGCGACGTCCGCGACCCCCACCAGCACCAGCCCCACACCGACTCCAACCGAGACCACCCCCGAAGGCATCAACGTGATCCGTGATGCGTATCTTGGCCAGCCGTTCAGCAAGGTCAGCGGTGAGCTCGAAACGCTGGGTCTGAAGGTTGACGGTGTGGAGGTCTTCCACGCCGACCCGCCGGGAACCGTCACGGGAATCAACCCGACCGGCCTGGTCCAGAAGGGCGACACCATCAAGGTGACGTACTCCAAGGGCCCGGAATCGGTTTCTGTTCCTGCAATAGGTGTCGGTAGTACGGAAAAGCAGGCGCAGGATGCCATCGTGGCAGCCGGACTGCGATGGCGGAAGGGGGAGGATGTGGCGGGAAGCGCCGGCCAGAAGGCAGGAACGTTCGTCAGTTCGGCCCCGGATGCCGGTTCCAAGGTGACCGCGGGTTCCGTGGTCACCTACCACCTGGCCAGCCAGGCCGTCCTGCCCAAATGCGCTGCAGCCGAGAAGCCTGGAACGCCTCCCACCTGCGCGCCCGCGGCCCCATAG
- a CDS encoding FtsW/RodA/SpoVE family cell cycle protein, which yields MTQLNATPRPRRNIELVLLVLALSVGVGANMLVGVDQQKAFDADFWFQSSLLAAAALVFHVVLRIRAKYADPVILPLVVALNGLGLAMIHRLDAPGDDTGNNQLRWTLIAMAVAIAVIWFLKDHRILRRFTYISLAVSALLLVLPLIPGISAGEILGARVWIKLGPMTFQPGEVAKITLAIFFAGYLSSNGDLILLAGRKIGPLQFPRFKDMGPMITAWLVSIGVLIFQRDLGSSVLFFGLFIVMIYVATSRISWVVIGVALLLGGGFVASKVFSHVALRIDGWLNAFTDDVYGREFGSSFQIVEGLFGMASGGLVGTGLGQGRPNLVPFANSDMIIASFAEELGLIGIFAIVLMFLLLCTRGFRAALGTRDAFGKMLACGLSFAIALQCFVVIGGVTRLIPLTGLTTPFLAAGGSSLLANWIIVGLLLMISHAARGPVDTTPLPAGESPDAVEPSAPVRRPRKSDPAAPPGSITKGTGTDAPTEAVKQL from the coding sequence GTGCTGGCACTGTCCGTGGGAGTAGGCGCCAACATGCTGGTAGGCGTGGACCAACAGAAGGCGTTCGACGCCGACTTCTGGTTCCAGTCCAGCCTGCTCGCTGCAGCGGCCTTGGTTTTTCACGTGGTCCTCCGTATCCGTGCTAAATATGCCGATCCGGTTATACTTCCCTTGGTTGTGGCACTTAACGGCCTGGGGCTGGCCATGATCCACCGTCTTGATGCCCCCGGCGACGACACCGGAAACAACCAGTTGCGCTGGACACTGATTGCCATGGCCGTGGCCATCGCCGTCATCTGGTTCCTCAAGGACCACCGCATTCTGCGCCGGTTCACCTACATTTCGCTGGCAGTCAGCGCGCTGCTGCTGGTCCTGCCCCTGATTCCGGGCATCTCAGCGGGTGAAATCCTGGGCGCGCGGGTATGGATCAAACTCGGTCCCATGACGTTCCAGCCTGGTGAGGTCGCCAAGATCACGCTGGCTATATTCTTTGCCGGGTATCTTTCTTCCAACGGGGATCTGATCCTCCTCGCCGGGCGCAAGATCGGACCCTTGCAGTTCCCGCGCTTCAAGGACATGGGCCCCATGATCACCGCCTGGCTGGTCAGCATCGGCGTGCTGATCTTCCAGCGTGACCTTGGATCCTCCGTGCTGTTCTTCGGCCTTTTTATTGTGATGATCTATGTAGCCACGAGCCGCATCAGCTGGGTGGTTATTGGTGTGGCTCTCCTTCTGGGCGGCGGCTTTGTTGCCTCCAAAGTGTTCTCCCACGTGGCCCTCCGGATTGACGGCTGGCTCAACGCCTTCACCGATGACGTGTACGGGCGGGAGTTCGGCAGCAGCTTCCAGATTGTCGAGGGCCTGTTTGGCATGGCCAGTGGCGGTCTCGTGGGAACGGGCCTGGGCCAGGGCCGCCCCAATCTGGTGCCGTTCGCCAACAGCGACATGATCATCGCGTCGTTCGCCGAGGAACTCGGTCTGATCGGCATTTTTGCCATTGTTCTGATGTTCCTGCTGCTGTGCACCCGCGGCTTCCGGGCTGCGCTGGGTACCCGGGACGCCTTCGGCAAGATGCTGGCGTGCGGTCTGTCCTTCGCCATAGCCCTGCAGTGCTTCGTAGTGATCGGCGGAGTGACGCGCCTGATCCCGCTCACCGGGCTGACCACGCCGTTTCTGGCGGCCGGCGGTTCATCCCTGCTGGCCAACTGGATCATCGTGGGCCTCCTGCTGATGATCTCGCACGCGGCCCGCGGCCCGGTGGACACCACGCCCTTGCCGGCGGGGGAAAGCCCTGACGCGGTGGAACCCTCTGCGCCGGTGCGGCGCCCCCGCAAATCCGATCCTGCGGCCCCGCCGGGCAGCATTACCAAAGGCACCGGTACCGATGCCCCCACTGAGGCGGTGAAACAACTGTGA
- a CDS encoding penicillin-binding protein 2 → MNQAIRNSWVAAIAMFALIFGALSYVQVVGADDLKENPWNKRATLQNYCNDRGAIIVGGTPIAQSVAGSEACKFQRTYTQPELYAGITGYFSQNFGKTGLERTADGQLAGSSDQFFLDRVGQLFLGNQPKGASVELTIDPKIQKLAYDLIPDGQRGSIVVTNPKTGDILAMVSKPSYDPNLIATQDQAAERANYGELIKVPGINLNQNVSGPTGALLAPGSVFKLVDTAAALSSGKYNKDSVLPNPAEMSFPGIQYKLPNYAGGNCYTQNTASFAFALQQSCNTPFASIARDLGEKAIADQAGKFGFGQELGDQLKLDHAKSVFPSDLDAAGLAQSAIGQRDVRATPLQIALMTAAIANGGVQMSPNLIKTMRSPDLRVIGEPTPTALRTSTTPEISRQITEWMTSVVSDGIAGGAAVPGVQVAGKTGTAELGTDGLNNSWFTGFAPANDPQVAVTIVMQDVDITTGAQLTSPNAKKIFEAVLNK, encoded by the coding sequence GTGAATCAGGCCATACGAAATTCATGGGTTGCTGCGATCGCCATGTTTGCACTGATCTTTGGCGCCCTGAGCTACGTGCAGGTGGTGGGAGCGGACGATCTCAAGGAGAACCCGTGGAACAAACGCGCCACCCTGCAGAACTATTGCAATGACCGCGGCGCCATCATTGTGGGCGGCACTCCCATCGCGCAGTCCGTCGCGGGATCCGAGGCGTGCAAATTCCAGCGGACCTATACCCAGCCGGAGCTCTACGCCGGCATTACAGGCTACTTCTCACAGAACTTCGGAAAAACCGGGCTGGAGCGGACCGCGGACGGTCAGCTGGCCGGCAGCTCGGACCAGTTCTTCCTGGACCGCGTGGGCCAGCTCTTCCTCGGCAACCAGCCCAAGGGCGCGTCGGTTGAGCTGACCATCGATCCCAAGATCCAGAAGCTTGCCTACGATCTCATTCCGGACGGTCAGCGCGGCTCCATAGTGGTTACCAACCCGAAAACCGGCGATATCCTCGCCATGGTGTCCAAACCGTCCTACGATCCGAATCTGATTGCCACGCAGGATCAGGCGGCTGAGCGTGCCAACTACGGCGAACTCATCAAGGTTCCCGGCATCAACCTGAACCAGAATGTCAGTGGCCCGACGGGCGCACTGCTGGCCCCGGGTTCGGTGTTCAAGCTCGTGGACACGGCTGCGGCCCTCAGCTCCGGCAAGTACAACAAGGACAGTGTGCTGCCCAACCCGGCGGAGATGTCATTCCCCGGGATCCAGTACAAGCTGCCCAACTACGCCGGCGGCAACTGCTACACCCAGAACACCGCCAGTTTTGCCTTCGCGCTGCAGCAGTCCTGCAACACTCCCTTTGCAAGCATTGCGCGGGATCTCGGAGAAAAGGCAATCGCTGACCAGGCCGGGAAGTTCGGATTCGGCCAGGAGCTGGGAGACCAGCTGAAGCTGGACCACGCCAAGAGCGTCTTCCCGTCCGATCTGGACGCTGCCGGTCTTGCACAGTCGGCCATCGGCCAGCGGGACGTCCGGGCCACCCCCCTGCAGATCGCTTTGATGACGGCAGCAATCGCCAACGGCGGCGTCCAGATGAGCCCCAACCTCATCAAGACGATGCGGTCCCCGGACCTGCGGGTCATCGGCGAACCCACACCCACTGCGCTTCGTACGTCCACCACACCGGAAATTTCACGCCAGATCACCGAGTGGATGACCAGCGTGGTGAGCGACGGCATCGCCGGCGGCGCTGCCGTCCCGGGGGTCCAGGTTGCCGGCAAGACCGGCACCGCGGAACTCGGCACCGATGGCCTGAACAACTCATGGTTTACCGGGTTTGCCCCGGCGAATGACCCGCAAGTGGCTGTCACCATCGTCATGCAAGACGTGGACATCACCACCGGCGCACAGCTAACCAGTCCGAACGCGAAGAAGATTTTTGAGGCGGTGTTGAACAAGTGA
- the pknB gene encoding Stk1 family PASTA domain-containing Ser/Thr kinase, whose product MNNSPRTPSHREDSLPVNTQRVLNGRYELGELIGRGGMADVHRGLDTRLGRTVAIKLLRPDLARDPQFQARFKREAQAVAALNHPSIVAIYDTGDHAVPGEAEDNVRVPYIVMEFVAGKTIRDLIRAKEVTIDQAIEFSLGVLSALEYSHKAGIVHRDIKPANVMFCGSSNTVKVMDFGIARAIADSSATMTQTQAVVGTAQYLSPEQARGETVDARSDLYSAACLLYEMVAARPPFIGDSPVSVAYQHVREIPLPASSLNPEVSEALDSVLAKALQKNRADRFQDAAAFRRALRAARNGIAVPAIPATEAPTDPNDHVPAPGSSPATEAFALTGARFLDDTPGGRLRPARNAGDDDVPFSVRAAAVYESSEADELPLGLPPERERTARQKSRRRTWIATLVIFTLFVLAGGGLWVYNMMNQPPPAAVTVQVPSVASLTESEALQKLYGANLSPRIKRAQHDTAPKGTAIDTDPAAGTSVEPNAEVTLNISEGPSAVKIPDNLPGKTEAAARDILRQTGLVGAPSTTMANSATVPAGIVITTNPAPGQPAAVGSTVEIVVSTGKVSMPELRGLTQAEAEKALKVLGLVPDVKEVENSQVEPGKVTDQSDPLNSLVEQGKTIGINVAKAPVPPPTTTPTPKPTKTR is encoded by the coding sequence GTGAATAACTCACCCCGTACCCCGTCGCACCGAGAGGACAGCCTCCCGGTGAACACCCAGCGCGTGCTCAACGGGCGGTACGAACTCGGTGAGCTCATTGGCCGCGGCGGAATGGCGGACGTCCACCGCGGGCTGGACACCCGGCTGGGCCGGACCGTAGCCATTAAGCTGCTCCGCCCTGATCTTGCCCGGGATCCGCAGTTCCAGGCCCGCTTCAAGCGCGAGGCCCAGGCCGTTGCGGCCCTCAACCACCCGTCCATCGTGGCCATCTACGACACCGGGGACCACGCCGTTCCCGGCGAGGCCGAGGACAACGTCCGGGTGCCGTACATCGTGATGGAGTTCGTGGCGGGCAAGACCATCCGTGACCTCATCCGGGCTAAAGAGGTCACCATTGACCAAGCCATCGAATTCTCGCTGGGAGTGCTGTCCGCGCTCGAGTACAGCCACAAGGCCGGAATCGTGCACCGGGATATCAAGCCAGCCAATGTGATGTTCTGCGGATCGTCCAACACCGTCAAGGTGATGGATTTCGGCATCGCCCGGGCCATCGCCGATTCGTCCGCCACCATGACCCAGACCCAGGCAGTAGTGGGCACCGCCCAATACCTGTCCCCGGAGCAGGCCCGCGGCGAGACCGTGGACGCACGCAGCGATCTGTATTCGGCGGCCTGCCTGCTCTACGAAATGGTGGCAGCACGGCCGCCGTTCATCGGCGACAGCCCCGTTTCGGTGGCGTACCAGCACGTCCGGGAGATTCCGTTACCGGCCAGCAGCCTGAATCCTGAGGTTTCCGAAGCCCTGGACAGCGTTCTGGCCAAGGCTCTGCAGAAAAACCGCGCCGACCGTTTCCAGGATGCGGCCGCCTTCCGCCGGGCGCTGCGCGCTGCCCGGAACGGTATTGCGGTGCCGGCGATTCCGGCCACGGAAGCGCCCACTGACCCCAATGACCACGTCCCGGCGCCGGGCAGCTCACCGGCCACGGAGGCGTTTGCACTCACGGGGGCCAGGTTCCTCGATGACACCCCCGGGGGCAGGCTCCGTCCCGCCCGCAACGCCGGCGACGACGACGTCCCCTTTTCTGTCCGTGCTGCGGCTGTTTATGAATCCTCCGAGGCCGATGAACTTCCGCTTGGACTCCCTCCGGAACGTGAGCGCACAGCGCGGCAGAAGTCCCGGCGTCGGACGTGGATTGCCACCCTGGTGATCTTTACCCTGTTTGTCCTGGCCGGTGGCGGCCTGTGGGTCTACAACATGATGAACCAGCCGCCCCCCGCAGCGGTCACAGTGCAGGTTCCGTCAGTTGCGTCACTCACCGAATCCGAAGCACTGCAAAAGCTCTACGGCGCCAATCTGAGCCCGCGGATCAAGCGGGCCCAGCACGATACCGCGCCTAAGGGAACCGCCATTGACACGGATCCGGCGGCCGGAACGTCCGTGGAGCCGAACGCCGAAGTTACCCTGAACATTTCCGAAGGCCCCAGCGCGGTCAAAATTCCGGACAACCTGCCCGGCAAGACTGAAGCGGCCGCACGGGATATTCTGCGCCAGACAGGACTGGTGGGGGCGCCGTCCACCACCATGGCCAACAGCGCCACGGTGCCGGCGGGGATTGTTATCACCACCAATCCGGCACCCGGCCAGCCGGCGGCTGTGGGCAGCACGGTGGAAATAGTGGTGTCCACGGGCAAGGTCTCCATGCCCGAGCTCCGTGGCCTGACCCAGGCCGAAGCCGAGAAGGCGCTCAAGGTTCTCGGGCTGGTCCCCGATGTCAAGGAAGTCGAAAACTCCCAGGTGGAACCGGGCAAGGTCACGGACCAGAGCGATCCCCTCAATTCCCTGGTGGAGCAGGGAAAAACCATCGGGATCAACGTTGCCAAGGCCCCGGTGCCGCCGCCCACAACCACGCCCACCCCAAAGCCGACTAAAACAAGGTAA
- a CDS encoding gamma-glutamyl-gamma-aminobutyrate hydrolase family protein (Members of this family of hydrolases with an active site Cys residue belong to MEROPS family C26.) — protein MSTTKILVVDNYDSFVYTLVGYLQELGAETTVVRNDDVTLAEAIEMAETRDGVLVSPGPGTPAEAGVCIELIKWCGDNNKAMFGVCLGHQALAEAYGGTVTHAPELMHGKTSLVQHSGTSVFAGLPSPVTATRYHSLAAVRDTIPEILEITAETATGVVMGLQHRTAPLCGVQFHPESVLTEGGYQMLGNWLESLGMVGAAERAGKLSPLIQH, from the coding sequence ATGAGCACAACTAAGATCCTGGTCGTAGACAACTACGACAGCTTTGTTTACACCCTGGTGGGATACCTCCAGGAGCTCGGTGCCGAGACCACCGTTGTCCGCAATGATGACGTCACGCTTGCCGAGGCGATTGAAATGGCGGAAACGCGCGACGGCGTACTCGTCTCGCCTGGGCCGGGAACCCCCGCGGAGGCCGGCGTCTGCATCGAGCTGATCAAGTGGTGCGGAGACAACAACAAGGCCATGTTCGGCGTCTGCCTGGGCCACCAGGCCCTTGCCGAAGCCTACGGCGGCACCGTCACGCACGCACCGGAGCTGATGCACGGCAAAACGTCCCTGGTACAGCACAGCGGGACGAGTGTGTTTGCCGGGCTCCCGTCCCCTGTCACTGCCACCAGGTACCATTCCCTGGCCGCGGTCCGCGATACCATCCCTGAGATTCTTGAAATCACCGCCGAGACGGCCACCGGCGTGGTGATGGGACTGCAGCACCGGACCGCACCGCTGTGCGGTGTGCAGTTCCACCCTGAGTCGGTGCTGACCGAAGGCGGTTACCAGATGCTGGGCAACTGGCTGGAGTCGTTGGGGATGGTCGGTGCCGCTGAGCGGGCCGGAAAACTAAGCCCGCTTATCCAGCACTGA